A DNA window from Synchiropus splendidus isolate RoL2022-P1 chromosome 2, RoL_Sspl_1.0, whole genome shotgun sequence contains the following coding sequences:
- the LOC128754192 gene encoding SEC14-like protein 1 isoform X3 yields the protein MVQKYQSPVRVYKHPFELVMAAYERRFPTCHLIPMFVASDVLEEETSEDGSTHKIERRCALDVDAPRLLKRIAGVDYVYFNQKNTLNRKDRTLHIESHNETFSNRVIIHEVCSYSVHPENEAWTCFEQSASLDIKSFFGFESTVEKIAMKQYASSIKKGKEIIEYYLKELEDEGITHVPRWTPSSQPLPEPRPTTLSGSSGVLPSLPATPAVSDPLATDAKESISHDAKQDSCALQGDCAVEIQAGTPEDKLDADYIKRYLGDLTPLQESCLIRLRKWLQETHKGKIPKDEHILRFLRARDFNMDKAREILCQSLTWRKQHQVDYLLETWTSPQVLQDFYTGGWHHHDKDGRPLYVLRLGQMDTKGLVRALGEESLLRHVLSINEEGLRRCEENTKVFGRPISCWTCLVDLEGLNMRHLWRPGVKALLRIIEVVEANYPETLGRLLILRAPRVFPVLWTLVSPFIDENTRKKFLIYAGNDYQGPGGLLDYIDKEIIPDFLGGECMCEVPEGGLVPKSMYRTAEELENEDVRLWTETIYQSASIFKGAPHELLIEIIDASSVITWDFDVCKGDIVFNIYHSKRAPQPPRKDPLGAHGITSPGGNNVQLIDKSWTLGQDYSMVESPLTCREGESVQGSHITRWPGFYILQWKFHNMPACSATNLPRVDDVLATLQVSSHKCKVMYYTEVLGSEDFRTACCDVQSLGSMTSLESSHSGFSQLSAATTSSSQSQSSSMISR from the exons GCCTACGAGCGCCGGTTCCCTACCTGCCACCTCATCCCAATGTTTGTTGCCAGTGATGTGTTGGAAGAAGAGACCAGTGAGGACGGATCTACTCATAAGATCGAGCGCCGCTGTGctctggatgtggacgccccaCGCTTACTGAAAAGG ATTGCTGGTGTGGATTATGTGTACTTCAATCAGAAAAACACACTCAACCGCAAAGATAGGACACTTCACATCGAGTCTCATAATGAGACCTTCTCCAACAGGGTCATCATCCATGAGGTCTGCAGCTATTCA GTTCATCCAGAGAATGAAGCGTGGACATGTTTTGAGCAGAGCGCCAGCCTCGACATCAAGTCATTCTTTGGCTTTGAGAGCACCGTGGAGAAGATTGCTATGAAGCAATACGCAAGCAGCATCAAAAAA GGAAAAGAAATCATTGAATATTACCTGAAAGAGCTTGAAGATGAAGGGATCACGCACGTCCCCCGCTGGACTCCATCCTCTCAGCCCCTGCCTGAACCAAGGCCGACCACTCTCTCGGGCAGCTCGGGcgtcctcccctccctccctgccacaCCCGCTGTCTCTGACCCACTGGCCACTGATGCCAAGGAGAGCATCTCTCATGATGCCAAGCAGGACAGCTGTGCTCTGCAGGGAGACTGTGCAGTAGAGATCCAGGCTGGCACACCTGAAG aCAAACTGGATGCAGACTATATCAAACGTTACCTTGGCGACCTCACCCCCCTTCAGGAGAGCTGTCTCATCAGACTTCGCAAATGGCTACAAGAGACTCATAAGGGGAAG ATTCCAAAAGATGAGCACATCCTACGTTTCTTGCGTGCAAGAGACTTTAACATGGACAAGGCGCGGGAGATACTTTGCCAGTCACTAACGTGGAGGAAGCAACACCAAGTAGACTATCTGTTGGAGACATGGACGTCTCCACAAGTCCTGCAGGATTTCTACACTGGGGGCTGGCACCACCATGATAAAG ATGGTCGTCCGTTGTATGTCTTGAGACTGGGCCAGATGGACACGAAAGGACTTGTCCGTGCTCTTGGAGAGGAGTCTCTGCTCAGACAT GTGCTGTCAATCAATGAGGAGGGTCTTCGACGCTGTGAAGAAAATACCAAAGTGTTTGGTCGGCCCATCAG CTGCTGGACATGTCTGGTGGATCTGGAGGGTCTAAACATGCGTCACCTATGGCGGCCAGGAGTCAAAGCGCTGCTCAGGATCATCGAGGTGGTGGAGGCAAACTACCCTGAGACTCTGGGGCGGCTTCTTATTTTAAGAGCTCCGCGAGTGTTCCCAGTGCTGTGGACGCTG GTGAGTCCATTCATTGATGAAAACACTCGCAAGAAATTCCTGATCTATGCCGGCAATGACTACCAGGGTCCTGGTGGACTGCTGGACTACATAGACAAGGAAATCATCCCTGACTTCCTCGGTGGAGAGTGCATG TGTGAGGTACCAGAGGGAGGCCTGGTTCCAAAGTCGATGTACCGCACagctgaggagctggagaacgAAGATGTCCGTTTATGGACTGAGACGATTTACCAGAGTGCAAGCATCTTTAAGGGGGCACCACACGAG CTGCTGATAGAGATCATCGACGCCTCCTCTGTAATCACGTGGGACTTTGATGTCTGCAAAGGAGACATAGTTTTCAACATCTACCACTCCAAACGAGCGCCACAGCCCCCGCGGAAAGACCCGCTCGGAGCCCATGGCATCACCTCCCCAGGCGGAAATAATGTCCAGCTCATTGATAAGTCGTGGACGCTCGGCCAAGACTACAGCATGGTGGAGTCTCCACTCACCTGTAGGGAGGGAGAAAGTGTGCAG GGGTCTCATATTACTCGCTGGCCGGGCTTCTACATCCTCCAGTGGAAATTCCACAACATGCCAGCATGTTCAGCCACAAACCTTCCTCGGGTGGATGATGTCCTGGCCACCCTACAGGTCTCCTCGCACAAGTGCAAAGTGATGTACTACACTGAGGTGTTGGGCTCTGAGGACTTCAG AACGGCTTGCTGTGATGTGCAGAGTTT GGGCTCCATGACCAGCCTGGAGTCCAGCCACAGCGGCTTCTCCCAGCTCAGCGCCGCTACCACCTCATCCAGCCAGTCGCAGTCCAGCTCCATGATCTCCAGGTAG
- the LOC128755024 gene encoding endonuclease V-like isoform X4, translating to MDMRPAEELLKDWESEQQRLRQLVVDQDSEVWQSRPDFAGLQRVAGVDLSFIKGDEVNACAQLVVLSYPDLKLLYEDSQMVTLTAPYIAGFLAFRETPFLLEALQRLNGKDPSLMPQVVFVDGNGLFHYREFGLACHLGVLSELPCVGVAKNLLQVQGVHKSGEHQSQIAALEKGGDSFPLIAASGKVLGKALRSSESSSKPVYVSVGHKISLDTAVRLTHACCRYRVPEPIRQLVLRAFNIVSC from the exons ATGGACATGCGTCCTGCGGAGGAGTTACTCAAGGACTGGGAGAG CGAGCAACAGCGTCTTCGTCAGCTGGTGGTGGACCAGGACAGTGAGGTCTGGCAGAGCAGGCCAGACTTTGCAGGTCTGCAGAGAGTCGCTGGGGTGGACCTGTCTTTCATCAAGGGGGACGAGGTGAACGCTTGTGCTCAGCTGGTGGTCCTGAGTTATCCAGATCTCAAG CTCTTATATGAAGATAGTCAGATGGTGACGCTGACAGCCCCCTACATCGCTGGCTTCCTGGCTTTCAGGGAAACTCCCTTTCTTCTGGAGGCGCTGCAGCGGCTCAATGGCAAGGATCCCTCTCTCATGCCTCAG GTGGTGTTTGTGGATGGGAACGGTCTCTTCCACTACAGAG AGTTTGGTCTGGCGTGCCACCTGGGAGTGCTGTCTGAGCTGCCATGTGTTGGTGTTGCAAAAAACCTGCTCCAGGTGCAAGGAGTGCACAAGTCTGGCGAGCACCAGTCACAG ATTGCTGCCCTGGAGAAAGGTGGCGACAGCTTCCCACTCATCGCTGCCTCGGGCAAAGTTCTTGGAAAG GCACTGCGTAGTTCTGAGAGCAGCTCAAAACCGGTGTACGTGTCTGTTGGACACAAGATCAGTCTGGATACGGCTGTACGACTCACTCATGCCTGCTGCCGCTACCGTGTCCCAGAGCCTATCAGACAG TTAGTGTTGAGGGCCTTCAACATTGTCTCTTGCTGA
- the LOC128755024 gene encoding endonuclease V-like isoform X1, whose amino-acid sequence MDMRPAEELLKDWESEQQRLRQLVVDQDSEVWQSRPDFAGLQRVAGVDLSFIKGDEVNACAQLVVLSYPDLKLLYEDSQMVTLTAPYIAGFLAFRETPFLLEALQRLNGKDPSLMPQVVFVDGNGLFHYREFGLACHLGVLSELPCVGVAKNLLQVQGVHKSGEHQSQIAALEKGGDSFPLIAASGKVLGKALRSSESSSKPVYVSVGHKISLDTAVRLTHACCRYRVPEPIRQVHAHTSSRKSGLHCTLMIDPCKQRPESESTKVLEAVLAVCTTG is encoded by the exons ATGGACATGCGTCCTGCGGAGGAGTTACTCAAGGACTGGGAGAG CGAGCAACAGCGTCTTCGTCAGCTGGTGGTGGACCAGGACAGTGAGGTCTGGCAGAGCAGGCCAGACTTTGCAGGTCTGCAGAGAGTCGCTGGGGTGGACCTGTCTTTCATCAAGGGGGACGAGGTGAACGCTTGTGCTCAGCTGGTGGTCCTGAGTTATCCAGATCTCAAG CTCTTATATGAAGATAGTCAGATGGTGACGCTGACAGCCCCCTACATCGCTGGCTTCCTGGCTTTCAGGGAAACTCCCTTTCTTCTGGAGGCGCTGCAGCGGCTCAATGGCAAGGATCCCTCTCTCATGCCTCAG GTGGTGTTTGTGGATGGGAACGGTCTCTTCCACTACAGAG AGTTTGGTCTGGCGTGCCACCTGGGAGTGCTGTCTGAGCTGCCATGTGTTGGTGTTGCAAAAAACCTGCTCCAGGTGCAAGGAGTGCACAAGTCTGGCGAGCACCAGTCACAG ATTGCTGCCCTGGAGAAAGGTGGCGACAGCTTCCCACTCATCGCTGCCTCGGGCAAAGTTCTTGGAAAG GCACTGCGTAGTTCTGAGAGCAGCTCAAAACCGGTGTACGTGTCTGTTGGACACAAGATCAGTCTGGATACGGCTGTACGACTCACTCATGCCTGCTGCCGCTACCGTGTCCCAGAGCCTATCAGACAGGTACACGCACACACGAGTTCCAGAAAAAGTGGACTCCACTGCACACTGATGATAGATCCCTGCAAACAAAGACCAGAGTCTGAAAGCACCAAAGTGCTGGAGGCTGTGCTGGCAGTGTGTACTACAGGTTGA
- the LOC128754192 gene encoding SEC14-like protein 1 isoform X2, which yields MTVVGVTVIYNMVQKYQSPVRVYKHPFELVMAAYERRFPTCHLIPMFVASDVLEEETSEDGSTHKIERRCALDVDAPRLLKRIAGVDYVYFNQKNTLNRKDRTLHIESHNETFSNRVIIHEVCSYSVHPENEAWTCFEQSASLDIKSFFGFESTVEKIAMKQYASSIKKGKEIIEYYLKELEDEGITHVPRWTPSSQPLPEPRPTTLSGSSGVLPSLPATPAVSDPLATDAKESISHDAKQDSCALQGDCAVEIQAGTPEDKLDADYIKRYLGDLTPLQESCLIRLRKWLQETHKGKIPKDEHILRFLRARDFNMDKAREILCQSLTWRKQHQVDYLLETWTSPQVLQDFYTGGWHHHDKDGRPLYVLRLGQMDTKGLVRALGEESLLRHVLSINEEGLRRCEENTKVFGRPISCWTCLVDLEGLNMRHLWRPGVKALLRIIEVVEANYPETLGRLLILRAPRVFPVLWTLVSPFIDENTRKKFLIYAGNDYQGPGGLLDYIDKEIIPDFLGGECMCEVPEGGLVPKSMYRTAEELENEDVRLWTETIYQSASIFKGAPHELLIEIIDASSVITWDFDVCKGDIVFNIYHSKRAPQPPRKDPLGAHGITSPGGNNVQLIDKSWTLGQDYSMVESPLTCREGESVQGSHITRWPGFYILQWKFHNMPACSATNLPRVDDVLATLQVSSHKCKVMYYTEVLGSEDFRGSMTSLESSHSGFSQLSAATTSSSQSQSSSMISR from the exons GCCTACGAGCGCCGGTTCCCTACCTGCCACCTCATCCCAATGTTTGTTGCCAGTGATGTGTTGGAAGAAGAGACCAGTGAGGACGGATCTACTCATAAGATCGAGCGCCGCTGTGctctggatgtggacgccccaCGCTTACTGAAAAGG ATTGCTGGTGTGGATTATGTGTACTTCAATCAGAAAAACACACTCAACCGCAAAGATAGGACACTTCACATCGAGTCTCATAATGAGACCTTCTCCAACAGGGTCATCATCCATGAGGTCTGCAGCTATTCA GTTCATCCAGAGAATGAAGCGTGGACATGTTTTGAGCAGAGCGCCAGCCTCGACATCAAGTCATTCTTTGGCTTTGAGAGCACCGTGGAGAAGATTGCTATGAAGCAATACGCAAGCAGCATCAAAAAA GGAAAAGAAATCATTGAATATTACCTGAAAGAGCTTGAAGATGAAGGGATCACGCACGTCCCCCGCTGGACTCCATCCTCTCAGCCCCTGCCTGAACCAAGGCCGACCACTCTCTCGGGCAGCTCGGGcgtcctcccctccctccctgccacaCCCGCTGTCTCTGACCCACTGGCCACTGATGCCAAGGAGAGCATCTCTCATGATGCCAAGCAGGACAGCTGTGCTCTGCAGGGAGACTGTGCAGTAGAGATCCAGGCTGGCACACCTGAAG aCAAACTGGATGCAGACTATATCAAACGTTACCTTGGCGACCTCACCCCCCTTCAGGAGAGCTGTCTCATCAGACTTCGCAAATGGCTACAAGAGACTCATAAGGGGAAG ATTCCAAAAGATGAGCACATCCTACGTTTCTTGCGTGCAAGAGACTTTAACATGGACAAGGCGCGGGAGATACTTTGCCAGTCACTAACGTGGAGGAAGCAACACCAAGTAGACTATCTGTTGGAGACATGGACGTCTCCACAAGTCCTGCAGGATTTCTACACTGGGGGCTGGCACCACCATGATAAAG ATGGTCGTCCGTTGTATGTCTTGAGACTGGGCCAGATGGACACGAAAGGACTTGTCCGTGCTCTTGGAGAGGAGTCTCTGCTCAGACAT GTGCTGTCAATCAATGAGGAGGGTCTTCGACGCTGTGAAGAAAATACCAAAGTGTTTGGTCGGCCCATCAG CTGCTGGACATGTCTGGTGGATCTGGAGGGTCTAAACATGCGTCACCTATGGCGGCCAGGAGTCAAAGCGCTGCTCAGGATCATCGAGGTGGTGGAGGCAAACTACCCTGAGACTCTGGGGCGGCTTCTTATTTTAAGAGCTCCGCGAGTGTTCCCAGTGCTGTGGACGCTG GTGAGTCCATTCATTGATGAAAACACTCGCAAGAAATTCCTGATCTATGCCGGCAATGACTACCAGGGTCCTGGTGGACTGCTGGACTACATAGACAAGGAAATCATCCCTGACTTCCTCGGTGGAGAGTGCATG TGTGAGGTACCAGAGGGAGGCCTGGTTCCAAAGTCGATGTACCGCACagctgaggagctggagaacgAAGATGTCCGTTTATGGACTGAGACGATTTACCAGAGTGCAAGCATCTTTAAGGGGGCACCACACGAG CTGCTGATAGAGATCATCGACGCCTCCTCTGTAATCACGTGGGACTTTGATGTCTGCAAAGGAGACATAGTTTTCAACATCTACCACTCCAAACGAGCGCCACAGCCCCCGCGGAAAGACCCGCTCGGAGCCCATGGCATCACCTCCCCAGGCGGAAATAATGTCCAGCTCATTGATAAGTCGTGGACGCTCGGCCAAGACTACAGCATGGTGGAGTCTCCACTCACCTGTAGGGAGGGAGAAAGTGTGCAG GGGTCTCATATTACTCGCTGGCCGGGCTTCTACATCCTCCAGTGGAAATTCCACAACATGCCAGCATGTTCAGCCACAAACCTTCCTCGGGTGGATGATGTCCTGGCCACCCTACAGGTCTCCTCGCACAAGTGCAAAGTGATGTACTACACTGAGGTGTTGGGCTCTGAGGACTTCAG GGGCTCCATGACCAGCCTGGAGTCCAGCCACAGCGGCTTCTCCCAGCTCAGCGCCGCTACCACCTCATCCAGCCAGTCGCAGTCCAGCTCCATGATCTCCAGGTAG
- the LOC128755024 gene encoding endonuclease V-like isoform X2, with product MDMRPAEELLKDWESEQQRLRQLVVDQDSEVWQSRPDFAGLQRVAGVDLSFIKGDEVNACAQLVVLSYPDLKLLYEDSQMVTLTAPYIAGFLAFRETPFLLEALQRLNGKDPSLMPQVVFVDGNGLFHYREFGLACHLGVLSELPCVGVAKNLLQVQGVHKSGEHQSQIAALEKGGDSFPLIAASGKVLGKALRSSESSSKPVYVSVGHKISLDTAVRLTHACCRYRVPEPIRQGLISQPEKCDNVQVQASVSLSQD from the exons ATGGACATGCGTCCTGCGGAGGAGTTACTCAAGGACTGGGAGAG CGAGCAACAGCGTCTTCGTCAGCTGGTGGTGGACCAGGACAGTGAGGTCTGGCAGAGCAGGCCAGACTTTGCAGGTCTGCAGAGAGTCGCTGGGGTGGACCTGTCTTTCATCAAGGGGGACGAGGTGAACGCTTGTGCTCAGCTGGTGGTCCTGAGTTATCCAGATCTCAAG CTCTTATATGAAGATAGTCAGATGGTGACGCTGACAGCCCCCTACATCGCTGGCTTCCTGGCTTTCAGGGAAACTCCCTTTCTTCTGGAGGCGCTGCAGCGGCTCAATGGCAAGGATCCCTCTCTCATGCCTCAG GTGGTGTTTGTGGATGGGAACGGTCTCTTCCACTACAGAG AGTTTGGTCTGGCGTGCCACCTGGGAGTGCTGTCTGAGCTGCCATGTGTTGGTGTTGCAAAAAACCTGCTCCAGGTGCAAGGAGTGCACAAGTCTGGCGAGCACCAGTCACAG ATTGCTGCCCTGGAGAAAGGTGGCGACAGCTTCCCACTCATCGCTGCCTCGGGCAAAGTTCTTGGAAAG GCACTGCGTAGTTCTGAGAGCAGCTCAAAACCGGTGTACGTGTCTGTTGGACACAAGATCAGTCTGGATACGGCTGTACGACTCACTCATGCCTGCTGCCGCTACCGTGTCCCAGAGCCTATCAGACAG
- the LOC128754192 gene encoding SEC14-like protein 1 isoform X1, whose translation MTVVGVTVIYNMVQKYQSPVRVYKHPFELVMAAYERRFPTCHLIPMFVASDVLEEETSEDGSTHKIERRCALDVDAPRLLKRIAGVDYVYFNQKNTLNRKDRTLHIESHNETFSNRVIIHEVCSYSVHPENEAWTCFEQSASLDIKSFFGFESTVEKIAMKQYASSIKKGKEIIEYYLKELEDEGITHVPRWTPSSQPLPEPRPTTLSGSSGVLPSLPATPAVSDPLATDAKESISHDAKQDSCALQGDCAVEIQAGTPEDKLDADYIKRYLGDLTPLQESCLIRLRKWLQETHKGKIPKDEHILRFLRARDFNMDKAREILCQSLTWRKQHQVDYLLETWTSPQVLQDFYTGGWHHHDKDGRPLYVLRLGQMDTKGLVRALGEESLLRHVLSINEEGLRRCEENTKVFGRPISCWTCLVDLEGLNMRHLWRPGVKALLRIIEVVEANYPETLGRLLILRAPRVFPVLWTLVSPFIDENTRKKFLIYAGNDYQGPGGLLDYIDKEIIPDFLGGECMCEVPEGGLVPKSMYRTAEELENEDVRLWTETIYQSASIFKGAPHELLIEIIDASSVITWDFDVCKGDIVFNIYHSKRAPQPPRKDPLGAHGITSPGGNNVQLIDKSWTLGQDYSMVESPLTCREGESVQGSHITRWPGFYILQWKFHNMPACSATNLPRVDDVLATLQVSSHKCKVMYYTEVLGSEDFRTACCDVQSLGSMTSLESSHSGFSQLSAATTSSSQSQSSSMISR comes from the exons GCCTACGAGCGCCGGTTCCCTACCTGCCACCTCATCCCAATGTTTGTTGCCAGTGATGTGTTGGAAGAAGAGACCAGTGAGGACGGATCTACTCATAAGATCGAGCGCCGCTGTGctctggatgtggacgccccaCGCTTACTGAAAAGG ATTGCTGGTGTGGATTATGTGTACTTCAATCAGAAAAACACACTCAACCGCAAAGATAGGACACTTCACATCGAGTCTCATAATGAGACCTTCTCCAACAGGGTCATCATCCATGAGGTCTGCAGCTATTCA GTTCATCCAGAGAATGAAGCGTGGACATGTTTTGAGCAGAGCGCCAGCCTCGACATCAAGTCATTCTTTGGCTTTGAGAGCACCGTGGAGAAGATTGCTATGAAGCAATACGCAAGCAGCATCAAAAAA GGAAAAGAAATCATTGAATATTACCTGAAAGAGCTTGAAGATGAAGGGATCACGCACGTCCCCCGCTGGACTCCATCCTCTCAGCCCCTGCCTGAACCAAGGCCGACCACTCTCTCGGGCAGCTCGGGcgtcctcccctccctccctgccacaCCCGCTGTCTCTGACCCACTGGCCACTGATGCCAAGGAGAGCATCTCTCATGATGCCAAGCAGGACAGCTGTGCTCTGCAGGGAGACTGTGCAGTAGAGATCCAGGCTGGCACACCTGAAG aCAAACTGGATGCAGACTATATCAAACGTTACCTTGGCGACCTCACCCCCCTTCAGGAGAGCTGTCTCATCAGACTTCGCAAATGGCTACAAGAGACTCATAAGGGGAAG ATTCCAAAAGATGAGCACATCCTACGTTTCTTGCGTGCAAGAGACTTTAACATGGACAAGGCGCGGGAGATACTTTGCCAGTCACTAACGTGGAGGAAGCAACACCAAGTAGACTATCTGTTGGAGACATGGACGTCTCCACAAGTCCTGCAGGATTTCTACACTGGGGGCTGGCACCACCATGATAAAG ATGGTCGTCCGTTGTATGTCTTGAGACTGGGCCAGATGGACACGAAAGGACTTGTCCGTGCTCTTGGAGAGGAGTCTCTGCTCAGACAT GTGCTGTCAATCAATGAGGAGGGTCTTCGACGCTGTGAAGAAAATACCAAAGTGTTTGGTCGGCCCATCAG CTGCTGGACATGTCTGGTGGATCTGGAGGGTCTAAACATGCGTCACCTATGGCGGCCAGGAGTCAAAGCGCTGCTCAGGATCATCGAGGTGGTGGAGGCAAACTACCCTGAGACTCTGGGGCGGCTTCTTATTTTAAGAGCTCCGCGAGTGTTCCCAGTGCTGTGGACGCTG GTGAGTCCATTCATTGATGAAAACACTCGCAAGAAATTCCTGATCTATGCCGGCAATGACTACCAGGGTCCTGGTGGACTGCTGGACTACATAGACAAGGAAATCATCCCTGACTTCCTCGGTGGAGAGTGCATG TGTGAGGTACCAGAGGGAGGCCTGGTTCCAAAGTCGATGTACCGCACagctgaggagctggagaacgAAGATGTCCGTTTATGGACTGAGACGATTTACCAGAGTGCAAGCATCTTTAAGGGGGCACCACACGAG CTGCTGATAGAGATCATCGACGCCTCCTCTGTAATCACGTGGGACTTTGATGTCTGCAAAGGAGACATAGTTTTCAACATCTACCACTCCAAACGAGCGCCACAGCCCCCGCGGAAAGACCCGCTCGGAGCCCATGGCATCACCTCCCCAGGCGGAAATAATGTCCAGCTCATTGATAAGTCGTGGACGCTCGGCCAAGACTACAGCATGGTGGAGTCTCCACTCACCTGTAGGGAGGGAGAAAGTGTGCAG GGGTCTCATATTACTCGCTGGCCGGGCTTCTACATCCTCCAGTGGAAATTCCACAACATGCCAGCATGTTCAGCCACAAACCTTCCTCGGGTGGATGATGTCCTGGCCACCCTACAGGTCTCCTCGCACAAGTGCAAAGTGATGTACTACACTGAGGTGTTGGGCTCTGAGGACTTCAG AACGGCTTGCTGTGATGTGCAGAGTTT GGGCTCCATGACCAGCCTGGAGTCCAGCCACAGCGGCTTCTCCCAGCTCAGCGCCGCTACCACCTCATCCAGCCAGTCGCAGTCCAGCTCCATGATCTCCAGGTAG
- the LOC128755024 gene encoding endonuclease V-like isoform X3, translating to MDMRPAEELLKDWESEQQRLRQLVVDQDSEVWQSRPDFAGLQRVAGVDLSFIKGDEVNACAQLVVLSYPDLKLLYEDSQMVTLTAPYIAGFLAFRETPFLLEALQRLNGKDPSLMPQVVFVDGNGLFHYREFGLACHLGVLSELPCVGVAKNLLQVQGVHKSGEHQSQIAALEKGGDSFPLIAASGKVLGKALRSSESSSKPVYVSVGHKISLDTAVRLTHACCRYRVPEPIRQADIRSREYLRQHFPDADTRLKE from the exons ATGGACATGCGTCCTGCGGAGGAGTTACTCAAGGACTGGGAGAG CGAGCAACAGCGTCTTCGTCAGCTGGTGGTGGACCAGGACAGTGAGGTCTGGCAGAGCAGGCCAGACTTTGCAGGTCTGCAGAGAGTCGCTGGGGTGGACCTGTCTTTCATCAAGGGGGACGAGGTGAACGCTTGTGCTCAGCTGGTGGTCCTGAGTTATCCAGATCTCAAG CTCTTATATGAAGATAGTCAGATGGTGACGCTGACAGCCCCCTACATCGCTGGCTTCCTGGCTTTCAGGGAAACTCCCTTTCTTCTGGAGGCGCTGCAGCGGCTCAATGGCAAGGATCCCTCTCTCATGCCTCAG GTGGTGTTTGTGGATGGGAACGGTCTCTTCCACTACAGAG AGTTTGGTCTGGCGTGCCACCTGGGAGTGCTGTCTGAGCTGCCATGTGTTGGTGTTGCAAAAAACCTGCTCCAGGTGCAAGGAGTGCACAAGTCTGGCGAGCACCAGTCACAG ATTGCTGCCCTGGAGAAAGGTGGCGACAGCTTCCCACTCATCGCTGCCTCGGGCAAAGTTCTTGGAAAG GCACTGCGTAGTTCTGAGAGCAGCTCAAAACCGGTGTACGTGTCTGTTGGACACAAGATCAGTCTGGATACGGCTGTACGACTCACTCATGCCTGCTGCCGCTACCGTGTCCCAGAGCCTATCAGACAG